The Macaca fascicularis isolate 582-1 chromosome 12, T2T-MFA8v1.1 genome has a segment encoding these proteins:
- the CHRNG gene encoding acetylcholine receptor subunit gamma isoform X3: protein MHGGQGLLLLLPLLAVCLGVQGRNQEERLLADLMQNYDPNLRPAERDSDVVNVSLKLTLTNLISLNEREEALTTNVWIEMQWCDYRLRWDPRDYEGLWVLRVPSTMVWRPDIVLENNVDGVFEVALYCNVLVSPDGCIYWLPPAIFRSACSISVTYFPFDWQNCSLIFQSQTYSTNEIDLQLSQEDGQTIEWIFIDPEAFTGCLPCWCSLGHMLPLQLGHSGCRDLPSPHFLCLLLPACLPAENGEWAIQHRPAKMLLDPAAPAQEAGHQKVVFYLLIQRKPLFYVINIIAPCVLISSVAILIYFLPAKAGGQKCTVAINVLLAQTVFLFLVAKKVPETSQAVPLISKCS, encoded by the exons ATGCATGGGGGCCAGGGGCTGCTGCTCCTCCTGCCGCTGCTGGCTGTCTGCCTGG GGGTCCAGGGCCGGAATCAGGAGGAGCGCCTGCTCGCAGACCTGATGCAAAACTACGACCCCAACCTGCGACCTGCGGAACGAGACTCGGATGTGGTCAACGTCAGCCTGAAGCTAACCCTCACCAACCTCATCTCCCTG AACGAGCGAGAGGAAGCCCTCACCACCAACGTCTGGATAGAGATG CAGTGGTGCGACTATCGCCTGCGCTGGGATCCGCGAGACTACGAAGGCCTGTGGGTGCTGAGGGTGCCGTCCACCATGGTGTGGCGGCCGGATATCGTGCTGGAGAACAA CGTGGACGGTGTCTTCGAGGTGGCCCTCTACTGCAATGTGCTCGTGTCCCCTGACGGCTGTATCTACTGGCTGCCGCCTGCCATCTTCCGTTCCGCCTGCTCTATCTCAGTCACCTACTTCCCCTTCGACTGGCAGAACTGCTCCCTTATCTTCCA GTCCCAGACTTACAGCACCAATGAGATTGATCTGCAGCTGAGTCAGGAAGATGGCCAGACCATCGAGTGGATTTTCATTGACCCTGAGGCCTTCACAG GGTGCCTCCCCTGCTGGTGCTCCTTAGGGCACATGCTGCCCTTGCAGCTGggtcactcaggctgcagggatCTGCCTAGCCCACACTTCCTGTGCCtactcctgcctgcctgcctgcccgcagAGAATGGGGAGTGGGCCATCCAGCACCGACCAGCCAAGATGCTCCTGGACCCAGCGGCACCAGCCCAGGAGGCAGGCCACCAGAAGGTGGTGTTCTACCTGCTCATCCAGCGCAAGCCCCTCTTCTACGTCATCAACATCATCGCCCCCTGCGTGCTCATCTCCTCCGTCGCCATCCTCATCTACTTCCTTCCTGCCAAGG CTGGGGGCCAGAAGTGTACCGTCGCTATCAACGTGCTCCTGGCCCAGACTGTCTTCCTTTTCCTTGTGGCCAAGAAGGTGCCTGAAACCTCCCAGGCGGTG